The Streptomyces sp. NBC_01353 genome contains a region encoding:
- a CDS encoding response regulator transcription factor: MSEQQQIRVMVVDDHPMWRDAVARDLAEAGFDVVATAGDGEQAVRRAGAAAPDVLVLDLNLPAKPGVQVCKELVGANPRLRVLVLSASGEHADVLEAVKSGATGYLLKSASTAELIDAVRRTAVGDPVFTPGLAGLVLGEYRRLASEPVPAAGGDESKAPQLTERETEVLRLVAKGLSYKQIAERLVISHRTVQNHVQNTLGKLQLHNRVELVRYAIERGLDDA; encoded by the coding sequence ATGAGCGAGCAGCAGCAGATCAGAGTGATGGTCGTCGACGACCACCCGATGTGGCGGGACGCGGTCGCCCGCGACCTCGCCGAGGCGGGCTTCGACGTGGTGGCCACGGCGGGCGACGGCGAACAGGCCGTGCGCCGCGCCGGCGCGGCCGCCCCGGACGTCCTCGTCCTGGACCTCAACCTGCCCGCCAAGCCGGGCGTCCAGGTCTGCAAGGAGCTGGTCGGCGCCAACCCCCGGCTGCGGGTCCTCGTGCTCTCCGCGAGCGGCGAGCACGCCGACGTCCTGGAGGCGGTCAAGTCCGGCGCCACCGGCTATCTGCTGAAGTCCGCCAGCACGGCCGAGTTGATCGACGCCGTGCGCCGCACCGCCGTCGGCGACCCCGTCTTCACCCCCGGACTCGCGGGCCTGGTCCTAGGCGAGTACCGCCGCCTCGCCTCCGAGCCCGTTCCGGCGGCCGGAGGCGACGAGTCGAAGGCGCCGCAGCTGACCGAGCGCGAGACCGAGGTCCTGCGCCTGGTCGCCAAGGGTCTGAGCTACAAGCAGATCGCCGAGCGCCTGGTCATCTCGCACCGCACCGTGCAGAACCACGTCCAGAACACCCTCGGCAAGCTCCAGCTGCACAACCGCGTGGAGCTCGTGCGGTACGCCATCGAGCGCGGCCTCGACGACGCCTAG